In a single window of the Candidatus Spechtbacterales bacterium genome:
- a CDS encoding ribonuclease H-like YkuK family protein, producing MQKFEYNFDRFVGLNKKEMGFRDVVEDIVTFVKEDSDKDYRVIVGSDSEGYGDVAYATAVVIHRIGSGGRAFISKNIVYTPRSLRSKIYNEAMLSLYLGQQILPELISAGLLEENFVIHVDIGPNGETKDMIKEVTGMVKGFGFQVATKPESYAASSVADRFAVPPKIISAA from the coding sequence ATGCAAAAATTTGAATACAATTTTGATAGGTTTGTAGGCCTGAACAAAAAGGAGATGGGTTTTCGCGATGTTGTAGAAGACATCGTTACTTTTGTTAAGGAGGATTCTGATAAAGATTATCGGGTAATTGTAGGCTCAGATTCAGAAGGGTATGGAGACGTGGCCTATGCCACAGCTGTGGTTATACACAGAATCGGGTCGGGCGGGCGCGCTTTTATTTCAAAAAATATTGTATATACCCCACGCTCTTTGCGCAGCAAGATATATAATGAAGCGATGCTCTCGTTGTATCTTGGACAACAGATATTGCCGGAACTTATAAGTGCCGGTCTTTTGGAGGAAAACTTCGTTATTCATGTTGATATTGGCCCCAACGGGGAAACAAAAGACATGATTAAAGAGGTGACAGGAATGGTTAAAGGCTTTGGTTTTCAGGTTGCTACCAAACCCGAATCTTATGCTGCTTCATCTGTCGCAGACAGATTTGCCGTTCCCCCCAAAATCATATCTGCGGCATAG